A genome region from Panicum virgatum strain AP13 chromosome 4K, P.virgatum_v5, whole genome shotgun sequence includes the following:
- the LOC120703129 gene encoding uncharacterized protein LOC120703129 yields MECDGGFEFFGPSDPGSSAAGNTYSQAGWSGGRGGVQGRRAVSNPSFAKPCTEMDLATGGASVPWAELPADALSEIAGHLRDAGDLVRFLAVCRPWRGAPPPPRAPSFLPCLVEPSGVFDDPGVGLHTPLSARKTRFLLPLPALRGKKVERSDASGGRVLAVSCSDGTRAAELINPLNGDATSLPPPPRRIWPESRSASSGVVSRSGAVVLHANPHLNLAAVLLRPGELVWEEVSVTFSVWARGVVDTRFMDEQDRVAAALCSSTVLPGAAACATAKLPRQPPRSHRYLLEFRGELLCVDVVMRLPFHYKQVVLESVSVHRMQVGDEGRPRWVESDHGRGDTDHLCFFLSSRGSFAVDAREYAGSAEVTGGCAFFCSWHPTITLVRRFYVVYKYSFRNGKVTVVAELHTFFDKLPMWFIPRPRMPPAPLDHCLVAFIFWDRGSSIYVPILSTYW; encoded by the exons ATGGAGTGTGACGGCGGCTTCGAGTTCTTTGGCCCGTCCGATCCGGGGTCGTCCGCCGCCGGCAATACGTACTCTCAGGCGGGTtggagcggcggccgcggcggagtccAAGGTCGACGCGCGGTCTCCAACCCATCCTTTGCCAAACCGTGTACAGAGATGGATCTTGCCACGGGAGGCGCCTCGGTGCCGTGGGCCGAGCTCCCCGCCGACGCGCTCAGCGAGATCGCTGGCCACCTGCGCGACGCCGGCGACCTGgtccgcttcctcgccgtgtgCAGGCCGTGGCGcggggctccgccgccgccccgcgcgcccagctTCCTCCCGTGCCTCGTGGAGCCGTCCGGCGTGTTCGACGACCCCGGTGTGGGCCTCCACACGCCCTTGTCGGCGAGGAAAACCCGGTTCCTCCTGCCCCTCCCCGCGCTCCGCGGCAAGAAGGTAGAGAGATCCGACGCCTCCGGTGGCCGCGTCCTCGCCGTTAGCTGTTCCGACGGTACCCGAGCGGCCGAGCTCATCAACCCGCTCAACGGAGACGCCACCTCCCTGCCTCCACCGCCTCGTCGCATATGGCCCGAGTCGCGGAGTGCGAGCAGCGGCGTCGTCTCCCGCAGCGGCGCTGTCGTGCTCCACGCGAACCCGCACCTCAACTTGGCGGCCGTCCTGCTGCGGCCCGGCGAGCTCGTCTGGGAGGAAGTCAGCGTGACCTTCTCGGTGTGGGCGCGTGGCGTGGTGGACACAAGGTTTATGGATGAGCAGGATCGCGTCGCCGCGGCGCTGTGCTCTTCCACCGTCCTCCCCGGGGCCGCCGCGTGCGCCACCGCGAAGCTGCCGCGTCAGCCTCCCCGGAGTCACAGATACCTGCTCGAGTTCCGCGGCGAGCTTCTCTGCGTTGACGTGGTGATGCGGCTGCCATTTCATTACAAGCAGGTCGTGCTGGAATCGGTGTCCGTTCACAGGATGCAGGTCGGAGACGAGGGGAGGCCTCGGTGGGTGGAGAGTGATCACGGTCGGGGTGATACCGACCATCTCTGCTTCTTCCTCAGTTCGAGGGGCAGCTTCGCCGTCGACGCTCGGGAGTACGCCGGCAGCGCGGAGGTGACCGGCGGGTGCGCCTTCTTCTGCAGCTGGCACCCGACGATTACGCTGGTCAGGAGGTTTTATGTTGTGTACAAGTATAGCTTCCGGAACGGCAAGGTCACGGTCGTCGCCGAGCTGCATACCTTCTTTGACAAACTCCCCATGTGGTTCATACCTCGACCGAGGATGCCTCCTGCTCCACTGG ATCATTGTTTAGTGGCATTTATTTTTTGGGATAGAGGTAGTAGCATTTACGTGCCTATTTTGAGTACATACTGGTGA